In Desulfovibrio sp. UIB00, the sequence CAGGCGAATTACGGCCACGGCCCGGCACCACCAGCACCGTGCGCAGACCCTTGTACCAGCTACCCTTAAAAAAACCGCGCAGTGCTTCAAATGCCTGCATCGCATTGAGGCCGTGCAGGTCAAGATGGGCCTCCGGACTGAGGCCGCCAGCACGGAGTTTGTTCAGAATCATCTGGTCAAGGCCGACCACATGACCCTCGAGGTATTCATCAGAGAACGTCAGCGCGAATTCCAGCTTGCCGTCCATGAAATCCTGAAGGCTCAGCTCGCCGTGAGGCGGTGGCGTTGCAGGGGCGGGAGCCGGAACAACATCACGCCCGCCGCCAGTGAGGGGGCTTACCGTGCCCATGGCGGCAAGAAAGGCCGCAGCTTCGTCATCGTCCTCATGCAGAGAGGGGTCAGCGGCGCTGGCAGGAGCCGCCTTGCCAGAACACGCCGGAGTAGACGAGGCCTGACCGCCCGAAATTTGGACCGCTCCCGGAGATGCGCCCTTGGGTTTGCCAGCTTCAGCTGTTGCGCCTCTGACCGCAGTTTTTTTGCCCTTGCTGCGTTCTTCAGCCAGTGCATCTGCCATGCTGGTCATGGTGCCTCGTTCTTCCAGCGAAAAACCCGGATTTGCAGCCTTGCGGCTGTTTTTGGCAGGGGTCACGCTGCTCACGGCG encodes:
- a CDS encoding Smr/MutS family protein yields the protein MSDADAFGANPFRALNAKKFPEKQKNGGNERKPAHHGQGKGKRVIASAGTTQAADVSDEDCDLFLNAVSSVTPAKNSRKAANPGFSLEERGTMTSMADALAEERSKGKKTAVRGATAEAGKPKGASPGAVQISGGQASSTPACSGKAAPASAADPSLHEDDDEAAAFLAAMGTVSPLTGGGRDVVPAPAPATPPPHGELSLQDFMDGKLEFALTFSDEYLEGHVVGLDQMILNKLRAGGLSPEAHLDLHGLNAMQAFEALRGFFKGSWYKGLRTVLVVPGRGRNSPDGMGVLREKLQSWLTQDPFKRVVLAFCTAQPHDGGPGSVYVLLRKYRKKGRIYWERMPADADLY